A single window of Poecilia reticulata strain Guanapo linkage group LG10, Guppy_female_1.0+MT, whole genome shotgun sequence DNA harbors:
- the ccdc85b gene encoding coiled-coil domain-containing protein 85B — protein sequence MGSEGEIITRELSKVSDEDLLACSKEELVSRLRKEESEKISALIQRGRLIKEVNKQLQGHLLEIRELKVINQRLQEENTELRDLCCFLDDDRLKVKKLAREWQLFGHHAAKVMREDLGGYLKKLADLERMQDGLVKENLDLKELCLVLEEECVSRSDSSPGGSTELNLPCMVARDLGDGSSSTGSVGSPDQLHLVCSPDD from the coding sequence ATGGGCAGTGAAGGTGAGATCATAACCAGAGAGCTGTCAAAGGTCTCTGATGAGGATTTGCTGGCCTGCTCCAAAGAGGAGCTGGTGAGCCGGTTGCGTAAGGAGGAGTCGGAAAAGATCTCCGCTCTGATCCAGCGCGGCAGGCTCATCAAGGAGGTCAACAAGCAGCTGCAGGGCCACCTCCTGGAAATCAGGGAACTAAAAGTCATCAACCAGCGCCTGCAGGAGGAGAACACCGAGCTGCGGgacctctgctgcttcctggaCGACGACAGGCTCAAGGTGAAGAAGCTGGCAAGGGAGTGGCAGCTGTTTGGCCACCACGCCGCCAAGGTGATGCGGGAGGACCTGGGCGGCTACCTGAAGAAGCTCGCCGACCTGGAGCGCATGCAGGACGGACTGGTGAAGGAGAACCTGGACCTGAAGGAGCTGTGCCTGGTGCTGGAGGAGGAGTGTGTGAGCAGGAGCGACTCCAGCCCGGGCGGCTCCACGGAGCTCAACCTACCCTGCATGGTGGCCCGGGACTTGGGAGACGGAAGCTCCAGCACGGGCAGCGTGGGAAGTCCAGACCAGCTCCACCTGGTGTGCTCACCTGACGACTGA